AGGGTCAACCGGTATCCTCCCCAAAAAGGGCATCTCCAAATCTTTGGCCACCCTTTCGCCTTCACCTTTACCAAAGGGGGTTAAGGGCCTTTCACAATGGGGGCAGGTGAAGTCGACCATATTTTCTATTAAACCGATGGCGGGAACATGGAGCTGGCGGAAGAAGGAGGCCGTCCTTTGGGCCTCCAACAACGATAGGGCTTGAGGTGTAGTGACGATCAGGGCCCCGGCCACCCCTTTGAGGAAATGTACGGCGCTCATGGCCTCATCTCCCGTTCCAGCGGGCAGATCGACGATGAGAAAATCTAGCTCCCCCCAGTGGGAATCGGAGATGAACTGTTTGATCACCCCTTGTTTGATGGGTCCGCGCCACGCAATGGGTGTCTCCTGATTGTGCAGAAAGAGGGCCATGGAGACTACCTTGAGTCCCTCCATAGGAGAGGCAGGTTCTATCCCCTCCACCAACCCTTCAATCCCCTGGGG
This region of Deltaproteobacteria bacterium genomic DNA includes:
- a CDS encoding Mrp/NBP35 family ATP-binding protein, giving the protein MGLYAGVWLVQKMGRRFYLLQCGLCNRGIRYMNAQHVVIITGKGGVGKTTIAVNMAVLWAQEGWEVGLLDADIHSPNIPRMLGIKPQGIEGLVEGIEPASPMEGLKVVSMALFLHNQETPIAWRGPIKQGVIKQFISDSHWGELDFLIVDLPAGTGDEAMSAVHFLKGVAGALIVTTPQALSLLEAQRTASFFRQLHVPAIGLIENMVDFTCPHCERPLTPFGKGEGERVAKDLEMPFLGRIPVDPEVSKCSDKGEPFITSFPRSKTASKLSEIGQRCKELIEEGVRLTLVTQVLYK